The window GCCCACGGGTGTCCCAGCCCCACGGGTGTCAGATCCCACGGGTGCCGTGTCCCACGTGTCCCAGCCCCACGTGTCCCAGCCCCACGGTCACTACATTTCCCATCACCCCCCGCGCTCCGTTTCccgcgcggcgcggcgggcggagTGACGTCACGTCCGGTGGCGCCATGTTGGCGGCGCTGAGGCGCTGCTGCCCGGGGCCGGGCCTGGCGGCCGCGCTCGGCCCGGGGCCCTTCCCGGGGCCCTTCCCGGAGCCCTTCCCgggctcctgcccctgcccgggGCCCTGCCCCGCTCGGGGGCCGCTGCTGGTCCCGGCGCGGGGCCGCAAGACGCGGCACGACCCTCCCGCCAAGTCCAAGGCGTCGCGGCTGAAGGTGCCGCCGCCCGTCGACCccgaggagctgctggtggtgctggagcGGTACCGGCTGCACCGGCGGGTCCTGGGCGCCCTCCGGTAcctcccggggctggggggaacACGGGGCTGCGCGTGGGGCAGGGcggtggggcagggggaggttatggggctgggggcagggctgtggggcagggggtggttatggggctgggctgtggggcagggggcggTTATGGGGCTGGGGGTGGTTGTGAGGCTATGGGTGTTtatggggctgggggcagggctgtggggcagggggtggttatggggctgggggcagggctgtggggcagggagaggttATGGGGCTGGGGGCGGTTATGGGGCTGTGGGAGGTTATGGGGCTGTGGGAGGTTATGGGGCTGGGGGCGGTtatggggctgggctgtggggctgggggttgttatggggctgggctgtggggcagggggcggttatggggctgggggtggttatggggcagggctgtggggctgggggcggtGATGGGGCAGGGGGCGgtgatggggctgggggcagggctgtggggcagggggcggTGATGGGGCAGGGGGCGGTgatggggcagggggcagggctgtggggcagggggcggTGATGGGGCTGGAGGCGGTgatggggcagggggcagggctgtggggcagggggcggtgatggggcagggggcagggctgtggggcagggggcggtgatggggcagggggcagggctgtggggcagggggcggtgatggggcagggggcagggctgtggggcagggggcggTGATGGGGCAGGGGGCGgtgatggggctgggggcagtgatggggctgggggcagggctgtggggcagggggcggtgatggggctgggggtggttatggggcagggggcagggctgtggggcagggggcggtgatggggcagggggcagggctgtggggctgggctgtggggcagggggcggtggtggggcagggggcggtgatggggcagggctgtggggcagggggcggTGATGCAGGGCTATGGGGCTGGCCGAGCCGCGGGGcgggctgtggggctgggggcggtgatggggcagggggcagggctgtggggctgagggcCCGGCTCCCGGTCCGCAGGGCCGAGTTCCGTGCCGAGGCGCTgcagcggcggcgggcggcgctgGCGTCCCGGGAGGACTCGGcggagctgcaggagcagcaccgGCAGCTGATGGCCTGGAACCGCGCCGAGAACGCCCGGCAGCGCCAGCGCAGGTGGGGCCCGGCTCTGCCCTGTGCGCGGCTGGGTCGGTTTTGTGCCGAGTACACCCCGTTTGgactttgtttttgtttgcaaaaaGAAGCGTGTGGCGCTGGCAGCGCCTCTGGCGGCTGAGGGGCGAGGGACCCAGCTCCGGACAGTCCCTGCGGGTGTGGGTGTTGTGGGGAGGGTTTGGTGTCTCCGTGTTCCTTCCCCTGTTGCTTCCAGGGATTCATCCTCTAGTCGGGCTGGGGGTTTTGGAGGGAAAACTCTGTCCCgtccccccccatccctgctggcTGTCCCTTCTCCTGCCACAGAGCACTTGAGCTTCCCCATCCGTGTCCTGCTGGGAGAACGACCTGCTCTGACTTGGAGCTCCCACGTGGAGCCAGACCCTTCTGGGTCTCGGGTCAGGACCCACCTGTGCAAAAGCTTTAGGGTTTTGCGTTCACTTTCCTCTCATggaaggggggggaaatccCCTCCATCCCCACAGCATGGGCTCTTCCCTGGTgtggctcctctgctgcttccccttGCTCCTGGCTGCACTCACCTGGTGGCTTTGCATCCCGAGGGACTGGAGTGTCtcaccccagagctgccccaccCAGCATGAGCgttccccacagcctccttcctttacttttctgtgtggcagggaggaaaggcttagggaagaagaagaagagcagaagaggcAGAAGCTTCAGGCTGCAGAGAACAAGGCCAGGATGATGGAGGCGTtcctgaaggagaaggagaaggaagttctccagctgcaggtAAGAGCAGCTGGTGCTTCCTGGGAGAATGCTGTGAGGGGTTTGTTGGCAGCCCGTGGGAGGGACGTGGAAGCTGTAGGTGTATTTTTCCGTGGATTTTTACCTTGGTAGCTGGGAACACAAGTGTCAGCACTTCTAGGGGTGTTGACAGCGTGTGAACGGGCCAGAAGCTGAGCGAGGGCTGGGAAAACAGGCTGCAGCAATCCCCAGGGAGAGGACTAAGCTTTCCGCCCTGGGACTTGGCTCCTGCTGAGGTGCTGTTGGTGGCACCTCGGGGACTCttgccagcaccagcccctgcagcctgtgcttgTCCTGCCTTCAGGAGGAAGCCAAAACCTTCATCACCCCCGAGAACCTGGAGGCGCGGATCCAGCAGTGCCTGGACAACCCGCGCAACTACAACTTCGCCATCGACAGGGACGGGCGGATCGTCAAGCGCACCGTGCTGTCCTAGGAGCCCCGgcctcagcctgtccctgcctcctcctttcttccttctgacGCCTATAAACCCACCTCAGGGTGGTTGGAGGAAGCCCGTGGGTCTGGCTGTGGTTCTTCTGAAGGGTTCGTGTTGCTGGGGGGGAGGGCGAGGGAGGAAGTCGGGCTCGCGACGGGCGTCTGAGGTGCTGCCAGGCCTGAGggtggggagcagctgctgggcttgggGTGCAGTTGCTCTGACTCTCTGCCATCCCACCTCCCATGTCTTTGGATCCCTCCCCGTGTAGAGGGACCCCTCGAGgtgcttttgaaagaaaaccaggTCCCAGTGGCCTTGTAGGAAACTCTGACCCTCCGTGTTGTGTTGCTGGGGGAAAGGATTAATTAGTTCTCTGGTTTCTGCTGTGGTGGGGAGGACCCATCGTTCCTACTTGTCCTTCAAATCCTTCTGTGCAGGTCTGTTGTATGACTGAAGGAGAAAATTGTGCAGAGGACACCCAGACCACACTGGCTTTTGTGTGTCTCCTTTGCCCCCTTCTTCAGCTGCCTTATCTCCATCCCCTGGGGGTCCAATTGTAGGTCACACTGTCCTCTCCCTGGTTACCTACTTGTCATAaaaggttggtcaaacatgacttccccttggcaaaaccatgttgactgctcttaatgaccccctcatccttgatgtgcctagagatagtgccaaggacaagttgttccatcacctttccagggatggaggtgaggctgaccggtctatagttacccgggtcctccttcttgcccttcttgtagactggtgtgacatttgctatcctccagtcctcaggcacctctcctgttgcccaggACTtaacaaagatgatggagagtggcctagcagtgacctccaccagctccctcagcacccacaggtgtattccatccggacccgtggatttatggatgtccagactgcttaactgatccctaacccaatcctcatctaccaaagcaaactcctccttcatcctgactccttctggggctttagggatctggggctcctggggagagtctgcagcagtaaagacagaggcaaagaaggtatcagtgcctctgccttctttctatcctctgtcaccagggcacccatcTCATTCAGCAGCGGGTctgtattgcctctagtgttagttctgtCTGCaatttgaagaagccctttctattgtctttgacctcactagcaaggtttagttccaaggaggccttagctttccttattgcctccctgCATCCTCTGACAAtagtcctatattcctcccaagtgaccagcccgTCCTTCCGTGGAGGGGGGGACACGAAAAACAGCcacctgtcttttttttttttctgtacaagttttatttctgatgaTAGATAATCATTTAAATCTGAAGCACAGCCCGTGGCTCAGCTGTTCCCGGCTGTGTTCCCGTGGATCCAGGATCCCACAGGTTCTCCTCTCCTGGCTGGTTTTATGCAATCAGCATTTCTGGGTTGCAGGAGGAGTCGAGCATGCAGCCCTCTGTGTGGGGGGAGAAAAGGGGGAGAGCACCCTGTGAAATGGGACCAGAGCAACCATCCCTCCCAGAGAGCCCCCACCCAGCACTGGGTTTCAGTCACATGGAGCACCGCTGGGTTCCCTTCATGCCCTGTAGCCccctggggcttggagcaggaTCTCTTTGTAGCATGGGATCTTTGGAAAATCATGATGGAAGCAGGAGGGGGCGtgggctgctctgtgctgtgggacTCCTGCTTGTTCCTCAGCCCCTAAACTTGCTGCCTGCCTTGCCCCTTCCCCAGAAAAACCTCACAGTCCTTCATCACCTTCCCTGGGGTCGGGATCGTGTCTGCCCTGACTCGGGATGGACGGGACAAAATCCTTTGGCCATCATTCCCTTTCCTGCATTTATATCCTAACCCCTTGTGCCTGGGGACCCTGGTGACGGGGGTCCCAGAGGAGATGGGGGTCCCAGAGGGGATGGGGGTCccaggggaggggacagggtCCCAGTGCTGCCCTCACCTGCGCTGCAGCAGATGCCGGGGGCGGCGCagctgccgccgctgccgccgcagGGTTTGTGTCCCGACTGGCAGGGGGTGGGCAGGAAGTTCTCCTCTTGGCACCGCAGGGTTTCCGAAGTGCCCATGTAAcatcccagctcttccccacagCAGATGTTGGGGCCGAAGCAGTGTCCCTTGTTCCTGGGACCGCAGGGCATGCACTGCTCGGGAGGTGGGGAGATgatgagggggggaaaaagcatcttccctccctcctggccGCGGCTTCCCTGTGGGATCctcagggagggctggggagaaggcagggagggggttAGGAGGACTTACCTTCCTGATGTCCATGTCCAGGATGGCACGTTTGCCCCCGATGGGGCAGTTCTGGATGTAGCAGGCGGAGGAGAGTGCCAGGAGCCCCAGGAGGCAGAGGGCGAGCGCCTTGCCGGGCATGACCGCGGGATCGGGAAGCTCTGCCACGTCTCGTCCCGGCCGGTGGTCGTGTCTATATATAGTGGCAGCTCCTGCTTAGACATTCCAGCAGCAGCGTCACCCCTTTTCCCTTAAAAACCACAAGGCATTGCTTCCCACAGCAAAGGGCTCTGCTAATCGCTGGGGGTCAAGGACGTGAGGTCACGGCCAAGGTGTTGGTTTTCTCCTTTGGTGATGACTCCAGCCGTGCCGGGTTGGAATGTGCTGAGGCTGTGGGTGGTGTTTGGGGCTCAGGTCCCTTTTCTGCCAAGCCCTTcaggctgctgagctgtggcTTGTCGCTCCGTGTCCCCTTCCAGACCCCTCTGGGGTGGGTTGGGTAGGGATGGAGGCTGACATCTCCATAGCCTGGTGGTGACATGGGTGAAAGGGGCTTTGTGCTTCCCTTGGCTTCTTATCTCTTctggtggggggaaaaaaccaaacctgtctCCTCTTAGAGCATCTGGGGTGGGGAATGTGGTGTTAGGGGCTTTCCACCCCTCTCCACCTGGCGTTTGGGCTTGTCCCTCTCTGGGGCAGCAGTGGCACCGAGCCTGTCCCCCAGCTGCTGTCATCTGGCAGCACCCGGGCAGGCTGAGGGCACCAGCCTTCCCTGGCAAAGGCCTGGGAGCAAATTCCTCGTGGCTTCTGCTCGGGATGCACACATTCCTTTGGGGCTTCTGCCCTGGATCTGCACCAGGGCTGGAAGATGTTGCCCCGGACCACGTTGATGTCATCAGGTGAAGGCCCCTCTGGAGAAGCTGCACCGAGGGGGAGGGTGAAAGGCTGATGCAACCACACGGGTTCTGCTCAGCCCCCCCCTCGCCTTCGTTATCGCAATTAAGAGCTTCCTGCCTTGAATAAATTCCCCTGCTCCGGGTGAGTCTTCCATCTATCCAGCCCATTAACCTGCGCCGGCTTAATTGGGAACCAGGCAGCCTGGAGCCCCGGGGCTGTGACCTCTTGTCATCCCCACCAACCGGATTCAAAATCTGTCACTTAGCGGGGCCGGTGGTTGGGGTGGCTGGGTCCTTGTCACCCGCCCGGGGTCAGGCagtgctgggccctggggacaccccGGGGGCTGCTGTCCTCGTGAGCGGGTTGGAAATGGGGCTCAGCACCTGCTGTGTGACACCCCGGGGGCTCAGCACCTGCTGTGTGACACCCCAAGGGGCTCAGCACCTGCTGTGTGACACCCCGGGGGGCTCGGCACCTGCTGTGTGACATCCTGGGGGCTCAGCACCTGCTGTGTGACACCCCGGGAGTTCAGCACCTGCTGTGTGACACCCCAAGGGGCTCAGCACCTGCTGTGTGACACCCCGGGGGGCTCGGCACCTGCTGTGTGACATCCTGGGGGCTCAGCACCTGCTGTGTGACACCCCGGGAGTTCAGCACCTGCTGTGTGACACCCCAAGGGGCTCAGTACCTGCTGTGTGACACCCCAAGGGGCTGCTGTCCCCTGTGGCACCATCCAGGAACCCCCACAACTGGTCTGCAGGTGCCCAGACCCccatgggcagggctgggactcATCTTGGTGGGATAAGTGTGGacctccccatccccaccccagtTATGACCTCTTGGTACTTTTGGAGACCTTGACACCCCGATGCCAAGGGTCCCATCAGCCTGGAGCATCGTCCCTGCTCAGTGACACGTCCCTGATCCCTCAGGAAGTTTTGGGGTTCACATCCTGCACCCCAGGACAGGCAGAGCACTGTCCCATTCTTTCATCCCATGGGCTCAGGGTCACCCATCCCCCGTTGGCACTTTCCCTGTGATTTTGGGGTGATTTGGGGTACCCCCAGCTGCTCATGGCTGGGATAAGATGCTGGTGGTGGGGACCAGGTGCACCCCCCTCTGAGGTGCAGGGTGCAGCAGGATGGATCCCACCAGCCTGGAGGAGCTCCACCTCCACGGAGGTGCCACCTCCCTCGGGGACATTATAAAGGACAAGCTGTGCCCCTGTGCAGTGTGGCCAGAGAGAGCCTGGAGCATGGACCTGGTCAGGGTAAgagtgctgggcagggaggagggttGGGGTGCTGGTACCCCAAATTTGGTGGGTGGGGGGGTGGTGGAATCACTGTGGGGTTGATCCTGCCTGTCGATGTGGGAATCAGTTCCTTGGGTGATGGTGGGAAAAGAGGAGACCAGCCCTGGGGGGACTTGGATGAAGCTGGGAGCCCAAAACCTTTGAGCtcttggggttgttttttgttgtggggtttttttttgggggggatggTTTATCTTACTTTTAATCATTTTTAGAAGATGTGGCTTGAAGCTGCCTGTCGTGCTGGGTTCCTGAGGTGGTGGGGCCCCGAGTCTGCCCCAGAGCAAGGTCTGGGTAAGATGATGAAGGTAAGATGATGCTGGCACCTCCTGGGATGGGATGCCCCGGTCCCTGGGGGCTAGGGGTGCTGGGAAGCTGAGCTGGATGGGAATttgggaaggggtggggggCGGGTTGGGAGAGTGAGGACCCTCAACAACCTCCAACCCAACCACCTCACCCTCCCCTGaagccccatccccagcacccGGACCAAACCACCACAGTGCACGAGGACTTTTATTGGGTCTCATATTTACAAGGCTGGGGTTGGGGGGTCAGGGATggtggggggggaggtggggggggggacacgCCTGGCACCCCGGCTCACAGGAGGGGGTgcttgccctgctgctgctgctgctgctgctgccggtTGGCCAAGTGCATCAGCTTGAGGAGCAGATCTCCAGCCGAACCGTCCAGCACCGTCAGGTTCTTCTCTGCCACCTCCTGGCTCTCCTCGGCCAGGCAGCTGGTGTCCATCGCGCAGGTTTCTTCAAGGGAAAAGTTGGCGGGGGGGGTTATTTAGGGACCGCGAGGGGGTCGGTtttggggtggggaaggggttGGTGGCAGCCGGGGGTgcccacacagctgctgctgcagctctgtgcctcCCGTTAAGCAGGCACCGGGGAGGCTGAATGTGCCCGGCCAGGGAATATCCCCCGGGGGCAGCTCGGGAAGGAGCTCCGAGCCCCATCCTTGTCATAGCACCCGGGTTTGGGCTTCAAGGGACCTTCaaacctcatccagccaaccccccccctccccctgcagtgagcagggacatcttccactagaccaggttgctcagagccccatccaacctgccctgggatgtttccagggatggggcatctcccacctctctgggcaacctgggccagggtctcaccaccctcagggggggaaaaaaaaccccactatgATACATTTCTTCCCAACATCCAAATCTGTTTCTGACCATCCCCAAATTTCCCCCCCTTCCCAACCCAGACACAACACCCCTGCCtccccgtgcctcagtttcccccttTTTTGACAGGCGAAACCTATCGGCCTGACCCATCCCCACGGTCCCTAGACCCTTCCCAAactctcccagctcccccccccccgccccgggtcGGGTTTTTGCGTGTTGTTACCGGGGGTGCAGCAGATGCCGGGGGCCGCGCAGgtgcccccggccccgcagggcTGCCCGGCGGGCTGGCAGGGCGAGGGCAGCGCATCCTCCCGGGCGCAGCGCCGGGTCTCCGCCGTCCCCAGGtagcagcccagctctgcaccgCAGCAAATCCCGGGCCCGAAGCAGTTCCCTCTGTTCCCGGGGCCGCAGGGCATGCACTGGAAAtgcagggcgggggggggagaaggagcTGCTTGAGCAAACCCCTCCACAACGAACACACAGCCTAGGGGGGGAAGGCTTTTCTTGCACCCCCCCTCGCATTTGAAAGCGGCCCCCTCGCTCTTCCCTGGGGTGTCACTGGGTCACTTGTCCCCTCTCTgaggacccccccccccccgctttgGGGGTCCCCTGCTCCACAGGGATGTGTCCCCCTCCAACATGGCCAGGCTTGACTGTGGCCAAacccctgtgtcccccccctCTTGCCCTTTCCTTGAGGTGACAACATCATTTTGGAGGGGGTGTCACCCcttcctccaccaccaccccttGCCCTTGGCCGTgctccacagcccttcccaaaAACGGGGGGGGCACCGTGCTgctcggggaggggggggggggggggcgtggtACCCACAGGTGATGGGGACCCTCAGCTCCCTAGGGAGCTGCTGcattcccccccaaaaaaaaaaccaaaccaaacaaaccccatcCCACTCCCTGAAAGCCCCGTCCCACCTCCCCAAGCCCCCATCCCACCTCCCCAAGCCCCCGTCCCACCCTGTACCTGCCGCAGGGCCGTGTCAGCCAGGCCCCTCTTGCCCCCCCGGGGGCAGTTCTGGATGTAGCAGGCGGAGGACAAGGcgaggaggcagaggaaggagaggggcaGCGAAGGCTCTGCCATGGCGCTGGGTGCCCGCAGCTCTGCCCcggggctgtgccagcccctaTTTATGCCACTGTCACCCCTTcccaggggaggaggaggaagaaaggggctgggttggttggtttttttaattttttttttgttgggtttggtgtttggtttgtgtggggttttgtgttttgttttttttttttttttttctcttcccttagcattttatgttgtttctttctcttttttttagccCAAATGGCACCCGAGTGCATCTGTCATCGAGGTGATTCAGTGCTGGAGtgcaagcagcagcacccagggctggggggagcccCCTCCTCATCCCAAACCGTGGCTGCTCCCAGGAGAAAGGGCCACCCTTGGGGAGGGATGCAGGTTATGGGGTGCTGGTTTGGTAGGGATGCTGGTTTGGAGGACGCTGACTGAGAAGGTGCTGCCTGAGAAGTGAGGTGGATTTTTGGAGGGCTGCTCGTTCAGAAGGTGCTGGTTTAGGGATGGGAGATGGTTTGGAGGGATGCAGGGTTTGGGAAGGATGCTGGTTTAGGAGATGCTGGGTGGGGAGGGATCTGGGTTTTGGGGGGATGTTCATTCAGAAGATGTTGGTTTAGGGATGGGAGACGGTTTGGAGGGATGCAGGGTTTGGGAAGGATGCTGGTTTAGGAGatgctggctggggagggatgtgggTTTGGGGAGGGATGCTCagccaggaggtgctgggctggggaggcttgtttgtttggaggGTGCTGGTGTGGTCAGGATACAGGTTTGGGGAAGGATGCTCattcaggagctgctggttcAGATGGTTGTTGGTTTGGGAGGGATCCTGGTTTcagggggtggtggtggtttaGCAGGTGCTGGTCTGGGTGGGATGCACGTTTGGGGAGGGGTGTTCCTTCAGAAGATGATGGTCTGGAGAAGGTTTTTGTGGAGGATGCTGTTTTGGGGAGGGGTGATGGTTTGGgagggttgtggggttttgggaAGGGAGCTGGTATGGGAGTGATCCTGGTTTGGGGAGGGATGCTCATTCAGAAGATGCTGCTCTGGGAGGGATCTTGGTTTGAAAGTTGCTGGtttggggagaggagctggtttGGGAGGGAAGCTGGTTTAGAAGGTGCTGGTTTAGGTGGGAGGTGGGTTTGGGAGGGGTGCTGGTCTGGGAGGGGTGATAATTTGGAAGCTGCTGGTCTGGGAGGGATGTGAGGATGCTGGATGGGATCAGGGCTGGAGGGGGACTCTGGGGTGCTCAAAGAAGCACCTAAATAGAGGGGTTTGGACCACAGAGCTTGGGGTGTAGAGCAGGACCCTGCCACAACCTGGGCCCCAAGGGACCCGTTGCTGCCATCCAGGGCTCACCTGCCTTTCCCAcctcttcttctccaaggaACAAGAAGGCAGAGAAACCAACagcaaagggagagaggaaaaggaaaaaacacacctTTGGGTCTCCATCGAGCCCATCTTCTTGGCACCCAAGGAGTCCCACCCCTGCTGTGACCTGGCACACTCGTGTCACTGCTGGGCTACTGGAAACGTCAATACAGGGCAAGTGGCTGCAAAAAAcaatccctccctgctccagcctgccGTGAATATTCCTGCAGGTCCCAGCTCCCCTTTCCAGCAACGCTGAGGGTGACCTCAGCAACCTGCCATTCATGTGCAGAGGGGATTCAGGTGCCTCATGAGCACCCCCCAGAACACTGGGGCTGGCTCATGGCAAGTAGGAGGGGCTTGtttgggggtgctgggagggTACGGGTTGGGCAAAGGACTGGGGGGAGGGTCTGAAAGGGGGGTTGCCACCGGCTGGGACCCAGCCTCTGGGGTGTTTTTCTACCCTTCAGCCCATCCTGGacacatcttcatcaacgatGGGGAATCGAGGCAAGAGAACCATAAAACAATCAGCCCGGAGATCACTTGGGGTGGCTGGAATGTGGCTGTTCCCACCCTAGTTAGCACCCCTCGC of the Apus apus isolate bApuApu2 unplaced genomic scaffold, bApuApu2.pri.cur manual_scaffold_79_ctg1, whole genome shotgun sequence genome contains:
- the MRPS26 gene encoding 28S ribosomal protein S26, mitochondrial → MLAALRRCCPGPGLAAALGPGPFPGPFPEPFPGSCPCPGPCPARGPLLVPARGRKTRHDPPAKSKASRLKVPPPVDPEELLVVLERYRLHRRVLGALRAEFRAEALQRRRAALASREDSAELQEQHRQLMAWNRAENARQRQRREERLREEEEEQKRQKLQAAENKARMMEAFLKEKEKEVLQLQEEAKTFITPENLEARIQQCLDNPRNYNFAIDRDGRIVKRTVLS
- the LOC127396331 gene encoding neurophysin 1-like; amino-acid sequence: MPGKALALCLLGLLALSSACYIQNCPIGGKRAILDMDIRKCMPCGPRNKGHCFGPNICCGEELGCYMGTSETLRCQEENFLPTPCQSGHKPCGGSGGSCAAPGICCSAEGCMLDSSCNPEMLIA
- the LOC127396330 gene encoding vasotocin-neurophysin VT-like, which produces MAEPSLPLSFLCLLALSSACYIQNCPRGGKRGLADTALRQCMPCGPGNRGNCFGPGICCGAELGCYLGTAETRRCAREDALPSPCQPAGQPCGAGGTCAAPGICCTPETCAMDTSCLAEESQEVAEKNLTVLDGSAGDLLLKLMHLANRQQQQQQQQGKHPLL